In Ornithorhynchus anatinus isolate Pmale09 chromosome 5, mOrnAna1.pri.v4, whole genome shotgun sequence, the DNA window AAGGACAAGAGATTGAGAAACGAATCCTGGGTTGCCATGTGTTGAGTGGGAATTTTGTTGGCCTATGGAGGGGAAAAGTTGAGCTTCACCCTGAGCTTTTACCCAGGATTTCCTGTAAGGCGATACCAGGGATAGGTAACTGAGAAAGGTTCCGCATAGAGTTTAGGCCTAAAAATGAACCCCCTTCATTCCCCCAACTGTCTGAGCACGATCAATGAGAGATTATTTCCCCTGGCAAGGAAGCAGACAGGCAAAGTACCCACCTCGTTGATCCAGTCGATGTAGGCGGAGACACGGGTAAACACTGTGGGTTTCTTAAAGGTGTTGCAGCCCAGCCCAGAACCGAAGCTGACGATCCCGTGCACTTCCCACGCCCCGTTATCAGCCTGGCAGTTCAGGGGTCCTCCGGAGTCTCCCTGTTTCAATAAAAACAGACGTCTCCTTTAACCAAGCAACTGTTACCAAGGCAACAGGCTTCATCTGCTTTAGAACACGGCTGGCTCTTTGTCTTTATGGGCCACCTTTTCCCTTCAGAAATAGTTCGGTAGAGGTGCAGGAAGAGTTTTGGACAGGCAGTTCAGTCCAGTACCCCCACATCTTCAAAGGAAATTGTAGTTCCGGCAGTGCTttctccgccccctgcccccgccaacCCCTGACAAAAGGTCCCAAGCCTAAGGTTTCCTTGTCCAAACTTGGCGATTGGGTCGAGGGTGTCAGACTCCTCAACCCTGGTCCCAGAGGTCAGAGCTGGGGCCCAATAACTAATGTtttggaggtggagggaaggggacaacTCTTTCAAAAAACTCCTCCTTCCAACTACCTTTtcctaccttagagaagcagcgtggctcagtggaaagagcctgggctttagagtcagagctcatgagttcgaatcccagctctgccacctgtcagctgtgtgactgtgggcaagtcacttaacttctctgtgcctcagttacctcatctgtaaaatgaggaagaagactgtgagccccacgtgggacaacctgattcccctgtgtctaccccagcgcttagaacagtgctctgcacatagtaagcgcttaacaaataccaacattattattattattaccccagtgttaCTCTTCTGCAGTAGCCGttaacataatagtaataatgatggcatttgttaagtgcttactatgtgcaaagcactgttctaagcacttgggaggatacaaggtgatcaggttgtaccacgtggggctcacagtcttaatccccatttgacagttgagggaactgaggcacagagaagttaagtgacttacccaaagtcacacagctgacaagtggaagagccaggatttgaacccatgacctctgactccccagcccgtgctctttccactgagccacgctgcttctctatatatcatCACAAATATCAGGCACTTTGAAAGCTAAATGCCAACCTTCCATTTTGAGGGCAGAGTTTTTAGGACATGATGGGGATCAGAAAGGGACAGACACTGAGAAAAAAAAGGCCAGAAGCCCACCATTTTGGGCCTGTTCATGGCTGATTGGAAGCTCTCGGATCTTTCCAGACTCTTGGGAACAGCAAAGCTGGGAGTGGGCCTCAAAAAATCCATGGTGAAAAGCCCTTTCCCCCGGAAGCTCTTGCCCTCATTTTTGTGAGCCCAGATGTGGTCCTTGGCTCCTTTGAGGACTGGAAACAAAGCCGTAGGCagcagtggtggtggtgatggatttgggggagatgggcagaatgGTCACCTTTCTCCTCAGGAGTCGGTTTCAATTGGCCGGAGGCCCCTTCTCTGGCCGCACCGGCCTAATTGGGGGCAGACAGGGGGTAAGCCCTCCCCTATCCCTACAGGGACTCACGTTGCAGCCCGAGACCACACCGTCCCCTCCGGCGCACACGTTAGTCTTCTTCACCATGATGCCCCACCAATCCATGAGGGAGCAGGTGGAGTGATCCACCACAGGCAGCAGGGCCTGCTGGAGGGTGTCAGCAATGGGACCGTTGGCTGGAAAGAGAGAAATCCAGTTACATGTGGGgagggtgctctcccaagcccttagtacagtgctctacacatagtaagtgctccatgaataccaTTACTTATTTGATTGGATGATGATGGGGCCTGGACAGAGTTCAAGCTCAAaggcggtggggaggaggaggaggagaaggaggatgctaAAGGCCCCCAGAGACTCAAGCTGTTGGGTCTTTGAGTACAATGCTGATGCATGTGCCCCAAGAGGTAATTGCAGAAGGCACGGGGACCCAATAAAAGAAGGTGGCTAGGCTTCTACCACTAAGAATGggctcctagtaataataataattataataaaaattgtggtatttcttaagcacttactatgtgccaggcactgtactaagtgctgcagtgaatacagcaaatcgaattggacataatccctgtcccacatggggctcacaatcttaatccccattttccagatgagataaccaaggcacagagaagttaagtgacttgcccagattcacacagcagacaagtggtggagccggggttagaacccaagtccttctgactcccaggcccgagctcttggTTCTGGGGAAGAAGTTTCAGTTACTCTAGTGGGTTGTACCCCTGCACCTGCCCTGTTTTAGATCCTGGGGCATAGCAGGGGCTGTGGGAAGCAGGGTCAAGGGTGGTGGAATTTTCCTAAAAACCAGTAGGAGCTTTCTGCAGGAGTAGTGAGACGATCCGATCAGGAGTGTTGGGATGGATGGGCAGAGTGGGAACTGATTCTGTCTCTCTGCGGGTCCTGGGGTCAggtgggacccccgccccccccccgggcaggcTATCAGTGATGGGCAGAGGCCTCTTTCTTCTCAGTCTGGTTCTGATCTAAACCTCAGAGAGGGAAGCGGAGGATTAACACGTTTCACCTTCCTATTTTGTAGCTGCACCATGATTGGACTAACGGGTTTTAGATGTTTCCTGTGCTCTGTGGCCCCAGGGATGGGGACTCTCCACTAGGTGAAAACTGTCTTTACCTGAGGTCATCTCTGGCTTCTCAGATAACTAGAACTCCCTGGGGCGATAACAGAGTTTAACCCTGGAGCTGTGAATTCCAATACAGTTCCACCTGGGTTGGCAACCACAGGTCCTAGGGGAACCCCAGCTCCAGCCAGGGAAAGACACAAGTTCCCATTAAAGTGTGAAAACCTAATTTCTGATCAGGGACCCAGACCTAGAGGCTTTCTGCTCTGGAATGGGAACAGAGGTGTCATTACAAAGTACAGAACTAGAAAAGATTACTTTGCCCTTCCTGGGCCACTTCCATCTTCATGGCAATACTTATGGGATCTCTGGCAATAATGCCCAGTGCCCACTGTCAGGAAGAATGTGACCATCTCCTGGGCACTTGGCAAACAATGCCAAGGAAGCCTGGGCTTATACAACTCGAGAAGGGGTATGAGCCTTGAGGGAGGCACCTGATCAGGGCTTGTACTTACTCGAGAGGCGGCCCCAGCCAGTGATGTAGCAGGGGAAATTGTGGGTCAGCAGGGAGTCCTTAGAAGGCAGACAGGCCACCTGGATGGTGTCACTCATCTCCACGTGCTCAGCCAGTTTGATGAGGGCGATGTCATTGCTGAAACCCAAGCCAGGCAGGgtgagcacagtaagcgttcaataaataccagtagttACGTCTACTGGGAATTCTGGACTGGTCTAGGCCAT includes these proteins:
- the LOC100082025 gene encoding chymotrypsin-C; the protein is MLSFLILTALLGYAHSCGIPTYHPNIAARVVGGEDAKPHSWPWQISLQYSKNDAWGHTCGGTLIASNYVLTAAHCISNAKTYRVVLGKSNLKEEETGSQVVAVEKIFVHEKWNSLLIRNDIALIKLAEHVEMSDTIQVACLPSKDSLLTHNFPCYITGWGRLSTNGPIADTLQQALLPVVDHSTCSLMDWWGIMVKKTNVCAGGDGVVSGCNGDSGGPLNCQADNGAWEVHGIVSFGSGLGCNTFKKPTVFTRVSAYIDWINEKMLL